One part of the Solanum dulcamara chromosome 8, daSolDulc1.2, whole genome shotgun sequence genome encodes these proteins:
- the LOC129900738 gene encoding 3-isopropylmalate dehydratase small subunit 1-like, giving the protein MAASTTLSSSITTFKSSPFQPRASSINPLPSVKFPSISSNNPLISHFVETKTPTVAPLRSAAASTTPETTKKASTFHGLCYVLGNNIDTDQIIPAEYLTLVPSNPDEYKKLGSYALCGLPSSYETRFVEPGEFTSKYSIVIGGDNFGCGSSREHAPVALGAAGVLAVVAESYARIFFRNSVSTGEVYPLESEIRICEECKTGDVVTVEIGESRLINHTTGKEYKLKPIGDAGPVIEAGGIFAYARKAGMISAREA; this is encoded by the coding sequence ATGGCGGCTTCAACAACTCTTTCAAGTTCCATCACCACCTTCAAATCCTCTCCGTTCCAACCACGCGCCTCCTCTATTAACCCTCTCCCCTCCGTCAAATTCCCATCGATCTCCTCCAATAATCCCTTAATTTCCCATTTTGTCGAGACGAAAACCCCCACGGTCGCACCTCTCCGCTCCGCCGCCGCCTCCACTACACCGGAAACCACCAAGAAAGCCTCCACATTTCACGGCCTCTGCTACGTCCTCGGCAACAATATTGACACTGACCAAATCATTCCAGCAGAATACCTAACCCTTGTACCTTCAAACCCAGATGAGTACAAGAAACTTGGTTCCTACGCTCTCTGTGGACTCCCTTCATCGTACGAAACCCGTTTCGTCGAACCGGGTGAATTCACGTCCAAGTACTCCATCGTCATAGGTGGCGACAACTTTGGGTGCGGGTCATCGCGTGAGCACGCGCCGGTTGCTCTAGGGGCAGCTGGTGTATTGGCAGTGGTGGCGGAGTCGTACGCGAGGATCTTTTTCAGGAATTCAGTTTCGACTGGCGAAGTTTACCCGCTTGAGTCGGAAATAAGGATTTGTGAGGAGTGTAAGACTGGTGATGTGGTGACTGTTGAAATTGGAGAGAGCAGGTTGATTAATCATACAACTGGAAAAGAGTATAAATTGAAGCCTATTGGTGATGCTGGTCCTGTCATTGAAGCTGGTGGCATTTTCGCTTATGCAAGAAAGGCTGGAATGATTTCTGCCCGAGAagcttag
- the LOC129899093 gene encoding 2-oxoglutarate-Fe(II) type oxidoreductase hxnY isoform X1, with product MMRESIQLPIIDLNSPDPRSTARAIRQACVEVGFFYLINHGVDKKVFKKVIEESKKFFSLPLEEKMKLVRRNHRGYTPLYAEKLDSSSTTQGDSKESFYIGPPEGKSVVSNLNQWPAQEVLPSWRSTMEVYHRRVLDAGIRLISLIALALDLDKDFFHKAGACDSPNGFLRLLHYPGELQLSEQVVYGASAHSDYGMLTLLATDGIGGLQVCREKFKRPQIWEDVHHLSGAFIVNIGDMMERWTNCLFRSTLHRVMPTGQERLSMAFFLDPNPDCVVECLKSCCSDSSPPRFPPIRAGDYLEERFKVTYAS from the exons ATGATGAGAGAATCAATTCAACTCCCGATAATCGACCTTAATTCCCCTGATCCTCGTTCCACCGCTCGAGCAATTCGTCAG GCATGTGTAGAAGTTGGTTTTTTTTACCTTATAAACCATGGGGTAGACAAAAAAGTgtttaagaaagtaattgaAGAGAGCAAAAAGTTTTTCTCACTGCCCCTTGAAGAGAAGATGAAACTGGTACGGAGGAACCACAGAGGTTATACTCCCCTTTATGCTGAGAAACTTGATTCCTCTTCTACTACCCAAG GtgactcaaaagaaagcttcTACATTGGTCCTCCGGAAGGCAAGAGTGTTGTTAGTAACTTGAATCAGTGGCCTGCACAAG AAGTTCTGCCAAGTTGGAGATCAACCATGGAGGTTTACCATAGAAGAGTCTT GGATGCCGGTATAAGACTAATTTCACTGATTGCCTTGGCATTGGATTTGGACAAGGACTTCTTTCATAAAGCAGGGGCATGTGATTCACCCAACGGATTCCTTCGTCTGTTACATTATCCAG GCGAGTTGCAATTATCTGAACAAGTGGTGTATGGTGCTTCTGCTCATTCAGACTATGGGATGTTAACTCTTCTAGCTACAGATGGTATTGGTGGACTTCAG GTTTGCCGGGAGAAATTCAAGCGACCTCAGATATGGGAAGATGTGCATCACCTCAGTGG GGCTTTCATAGTTAACATTGGAGATATGATGGAGAGGTGGACAAACTGCTTATTTCG GTCTACATTGCATAGAGTTATGCCAACGGGGCAAGAGCGTTTGTCG ATGGCTTTCTTTTTGGATCCAAATCCAGATTGTGTGGTGGAATGCTTGAAGAGCTGCTGTAGTGATTCATCTCCTCCCAG ATTTCCTCCAATTCGTGCGGGAGACTACTTGGAAGAGCGCTTCAAAGTTACATATGCATCATAG
- the LOC129899093 gene encoding 2-oxoglutarate-Fe(II) type oxidoreductase hxnY isoform X2 produces the protein MMRESIQLPIIDLNSPDPRSTARAIRQACVEVGFFYLINHGVDKKVFKKVIEESKKFFSLPLEEKMKLVRRNHRGYTPLYAEKLDSSSTTQGDSKESFYIGPPEGKSVVSNLNQWPAQEVLPSWRSTMEVYHRRVLDAGIRLISLIALALDLDKDFFHKAGACDSPNGFLRLLHYPDYGMLTLLATDGIGGLQVCREKFKRPQIWEDVHHLSGAFIVNIGDMMERWTNCLFRSTLHRVMPTGQERLSMAFFLDPNPDCVVECLKSCCSDSSPPRFPPIRAGDYLEERFKVTYAS, from the exons ATGATGAGAGAATCAATTCAACTCCCGATAATCGACCTTAATTCCCCTGATCCTCGTTCCACCGCTCGAGCAATTCGTCAG GCATGTGTAGAAGTTGGTTTTTTTTACCTTATAAACCATGGGGTAGACAAAAAAGTgtttaagaaagtaattgaAGAGAGCAAAAAGTTTTTCTCACTGCCCCTTGAAGAGAAGATGAAACTGGTACGGAGGAACCACAGAGGTTATACTCCCCTTTATGCTGAGAAACTTGATTCCTCTTCTACTACCCAAG GtgactcaaaagaaagcttcTACATTGGTCCTCCGGAAGGCAAGAGTGTTGTTAGTAACTTGAATCAGTGGCCTGCACAAG AAGTTCTGCCAAGTTGGAGATCAACCATGGAGGTTTACCATAGAAGAGTCTT GGATGCCGGTATAAGACTAATTTCACTGATTGCCTTGGCATTGGATTTGGACAAGGACTTCTTTCATAAAGCAGGGGCATGTGATTCACCCAACGGATTCCTTCGTCTGTTACATTATCCAG ACTATGGGATGTTAACTCTTCTAGCTACAGATGGTATTGGTGGACTTCAG GTTTGCCGGGAGAAATTCAAGCGACCTCAGATATGGGAAGATGTGCATCACCTCAGTGG GGCTTTCATAGTTAACATTGGAGATATGATGGAGAGGTGGACAAACTGCTTATTTCG GTCTACATTGCATAGAGTTATGCCAACGGGGCAAGAGCGTTTGTCG ATGGCTTTCTTTTTGGATCCAAATCCAGATTGTGTGGTGGAATGCTTGAAGAGCTGCTGTAGTGATTCATCTCCTCCCAG ATTTCCTCCAATTCGTGCGGGAGACTACTTGGAAGAGCGCTTCAAAGTTACATATGCATCATAG
- the LOC129899093 gene encoding 2-oxoglutarate-dependent dioxygenase ecdK isoform X3, whose amino-acid sequence MMRESIQLPIIDLNSPDPRSTARAIRQACVEVGFFYLINHGVDKKVFKKVIEESKKFFSLPLEEKMKLVRRNHRGYTPLYAEKLDSSSTTQGDSKESFYIGPPEGKSVVSNLNQWPAQEVLPSWRSTMEVYHRRVLDAGIRLISLIALALDLDKDFFHKAGACDSPNGFLRLLHYPGELQLSEQVVYGASAHSDYGMLTLLATDGIGGLQVCREKFKRPQIWEDVHHLSGAFIVNIGDMMERWTNCLFRWLSFWIQIQIVWWNA is encoded by the exons ATGATGAGAGAATCAATTCAACTCCCGATAATCGACCTTAATTCCCCTGATCCTCGTTCCACCGCTCGAGCAATTCGTCAG GCATGTGTAGAAGTTGGTTTTTTTTACCTTATAAACCATGGGGTAGACAAAAAAGTgtttaagaaagtaattgaAGAGAGCAAAAAGTTTTTCTCACTGCCCCTTGAAGAGAAGATGAAACTGGTACGGAGGAACCACAGAGGTTATACTCCCCTTTATGCTGAGAAACTTGATTCCTCTTCTACTACCCAAG GtgactcaaaagaaagcttcTACATTGGTCCTCCGGAAGGCAAGAGTGTTGTTAGTAACTTGAATCAGTGGCCTGCACAAG AAGTTCTGCCAAGTTGGAGATCAACCATGGAGGTTTACCATAGAAGAGTCTT GGATGCCGGTATAAGACTAATTTCACTGATTGCCTTGGCATTGGATTTGGACAAGGACTTCTTTCATAAAGCAGGGGCATGTGATTCACCCAACGGATTCCTTCGTCTGTTACATTATCCAG GCGAGTTGCAATTATCTGAACAAGTGGTGTATGGTGCTTCTGCTCATTCAGACTATGGGATGTTAACTCTTCTAGCTACAGATGGTATTGGTGGACTTCAG GTTTGCCGGGAGAAATTCAAGCGACCTCAGATATGGGAAGATGTGCATCACCTCAGTGG GGCTTTCATAGTTAACATTGGAGATATGATGGAGAGGTGGACAAACTGCTTATTTCG ATGGCTTTCTTTTTGGATCCAAATCCAGATTGTGTGGTGGAATGCTTGA